One Paracoccus sp. TOH DNA segment encodes these proteins:
- a CDS encoding oligopeptide/dipeptide ABC transporter ATP-binding protein, whose translation MTAKPLIEARDLRVSFQLPAQGALPWAKPRLLHAVGGVDFTLMPGETLGIVGESGSGKSTLARALTGLVPATGRVIWQDGTDLIGLSPRQMLKYRSQIQMVFQDPLASLNPRMTVGQIIAEPLTTHRKGLGRAEVKVRVKDMMDRVGLLPNQINRYPHEFSGGQCQRIGIARALIVEPKLVICDEPVSALDVSIQAQVINLLADLQRDLGLALIFIAHDLSVVKHISDRVLVMYLGRVMELAGSQALYADPQHPYTQALLSAVPVPDPELERDKRMIPLRGELPSPMNPPSGCVFRTRCPRAQALCAAERPALLGDGHLTACHFPGALRPEELATSA comes from the coding sequence ATGACCGCCAAGCCGCTGATCGAGGCGCGAGACCTGCGCGTCAGCTTCCAGCTTCCCGCGCAAGGCGCCCTGCCCTGGGCCAAGCCGCGGCTGCTGCATGCCGTCGGCGGGGTGGATTTCACCCTGATGCCGGGCGAGACGCTGGGCATCGTCGGCGAATCCGGCTCGGGCAAGTCGACGCTGGCGCGGGCGCTGACCGGCCTTGTCCCGGCGACGGGCCGGGTGATCTGGCAGGACGGCACCGACCTGATCGGCCTGTCGCCGCGCCAGATGCTGAAATACCGCAGCCAGATCCAGATGGTGTTCCAGGATCCGCTGGCCAGCCTGAACCCGCGCATGACCGTCGGCCAGATCATCGCCGAACCGCTGACCACCCATCGCAAGGGGCTGGGCCGCGCCGAGGTCAAGGTCCGCGTCAAGGACATGATGGACCGCGTCGGCCTGCTGCCGAACCAGATCAACCGCTATCCGCACGAATTCAGCGGCGGCCAGTGCCAGCGCATCGGCATCGCCCGCGCCCTGATCGTCGAGCCGAAGCTGGTGATCTGCGACGAGCCGGTCTCGGCGCTGGACGTGTCGATCCAGGCCCAGGTCATCAACCTGCTGGCCGATCTGCAGCGCGACCTGGGCCTGGCGCTGATCTTCATCGCCCATGACCTGTCGGTGGTGAAGCATATCAGCGACCGGGTGCTGGTGATGTATCTGGGCCGGGTGATGGAGCTGGCCGGGTCGCAAGCGCTCTATGCCGATCCGCAGCACCCCTATACGCAGGCACTGCTTTCGGCCGTGCCGGTCCCCGACCCGGAGCTGGAACGCGACAAGCGGATGATCCCATTGCGGGGCGAGCTGCCCTCGCCGATGAACCCGCCCTCGGGCTGCGTGTTCCGCACCCGCTGCCCGCGCGCGCAAGCCCTCTGCGCCGCCGAGCGGCCGGCGCTCTTGGGCGACGGCCACCTGACCGCCTGCCATTTTCCCGGCGCGCTGCGCCCCGAGGAACTGGCGA